One genomic segment of Microcella indica includes these proteins:
- a CDS encoding UDP-N-acetylglucosamine--N-acetylmuramyl-(pentapeptide) pyrophosphoryl-undecaprenol N-acetylglucosamine transferase, producing the protein MTTALLAGGGTAGHVNPLLALADHWRQEEPDAELLVLGTAEGLEARLVPARGYELITIPRVPLPRRLGRSALRFPARFREAVRITRAALRERHVDVVVGFGGYASAPAYWAARRERLPFVVHEANSRPGFANRLGRLLGGVVGVTFAGTPLGGSRVVGMPLRREVVELDRRARRAEAADHFGLRPDRPTLLVTGGSTGARRLNETMAAATPRVLGAGWQVLHITGEGRGDGAGALPGLVVQTYCDRMDLAFAIADLVVCRAGAATVSELAAVGLPSVLVPYPVGNGEQELNARELVSASGARIVKDAEFTPEWVARELVPLLERRDVIAGMAAAARGVGRREGADELLRLVRETLSAHPA; encoded by the coding sequence ATGACGACGGCCCTTCTCGCCGGAGGCGGCACCGCCGGCCATGTGAACCCCCTGCTCGCTCTCGCCGACCACTGGCGGCAGGAGGAGCCCGATGCCGAACTGCTCGTGCTCGGAACTGCCGAGGGCCTCGAGGCGCGCCTCGTGCCAGCGCGGGGATACGAGCTCATCACGATTCCGCGGGTGCCGCTGCCGCGCCGCCTCGGCCGGTCGGCTCTGCGGTTTCCCGCGCGGTTCCGCGAGGCCGTGCGCATCACGCGAGCGGCACTGCGCGAGCGGCACGTCGACGTCGTCGTGGGCTTCGGAGGGTACGCCTCGGCGCCCGCCTACTGGGCGGCGCGCCGTGAGCGGCTGCCGTTCGTGGTGCACGAGGCCAACAGCCGCCCGGGGTTCGCGAATCGCCTCGGCCGACTGCTCGGCGGTGTGGTCGGAGTGACCTTCGCCGGCACGCCGCTGGGCGGCTCGCGGGTCGTGGGAATGCCCCTGCGGCGGGAGGTCGTCGAGCTCGATCGTCGCGCTCGTCGGGCGGAGGCGGCTGACCACTTCGGGCTTCGCCCTGATCGCCCCACGCTGCTCGTGACGGGGGGCTCGACGGGAGCGCGTCGACTCAACGAGACGATGGCCGCCGCGACGCCGCGCGTCCTCGGCGCGGGCTGGCAGGTGCTGCACATCACCGGGGAAGGCCGGGGCGACGGCGCCGGAGCGCTTCCGGGGCTCGTCGTGCAGACCTACTGCGACCGGATGGATCTCGCGTTCGCGATCGCGGACCTCGTCGTGTGCCGTGCCGGTGCCGCGACCGTCTCGGAGCTCGCGGCGGTCGGGCTGCCGTCCGTGCTCGTGCCGTATCCGGTCGGCAACGGCGAGCAGGAGCTCAACGCACGCGAACTCGTGAGCGCGTCGGGCGCCCGCATCGTGAAGGACGCCGAGTTCACGCCCGAGTGGGTCGCCCGAGAACTCGTACCACTCCTGGAGCGGAGGGATGTCATCGCCGGCATGGCCGCGGCCGCGAGGGGCGTCGGCCGCCGCGAGGGAGCCGACGAGCTGCTGCGGCTCGTGCGCGAGACGCTGTCGGCGCACCCGGCGTAG
- the ftsW gene encoding putative lipid II flippase FtsW — translation MTTVRPPRSGRDAEPEAQRSPARAIVSVRTLFGSDSSDYMIVLGTTVFLVLFGLVMVLSSSSIVSSQSNDGDFFAIFLRQGLYALVAIPIMLSIARLPARFWRRWARVAVMLGLGLQLLVFTGLGYDYGGNQNWISIGGFTAQPSEFLKLALIVWLGTVLADRADAFTDWTSLVVPAVPVSLVAIGMVLLGQDLGTASIMIAIVLGALFYAGAPLRRLAAMAGVVAVGGVLFALSSSSRSSRIDVWLNGCRPEDYEGSCWQVVHGTWALGSGGVFGVGLGNSAAKWSWLPHAESDFIFAVIGEELGLIGASVVLLLFVVLAIGLVRLIRSHRDPFSRIVTGGVLIWIVGQAFVNVAVVLGLLPVLGVPLPLISVGGSALIASLLAIGVVLSLARSAEAREARAA, via the coding sequence GTGACGACAGTGCGACCACCGCGCTCGGGGCGCGACGCAGAGCCCGAGGCCCAGCGGAGCCCTGCGCGCGCGATCGTCTCGGTGCGCACGCTCTTCGGATCCGACAGCTCCGACTACATGATCGTGCTCGGCACGACGGTCTTCCTCGTGCTGTTCGGGCTCGTCATGGTCCTCTCCTCCTCCTCGATCGTGTCCTCGCAGAGCAACGACGGCGACTTCTTCGCGATCTTCCTGCGTCAGGGGCTCTACGCCCTCGTCGCGATCCCGATCATGCTCTCGATCGCTCGACTGCCCGCGCGATTCTGGCGTCGCTGGGCGCGCGTCGCGGTCATGCTCGGCCTCGGCCTGCAGCTGCTCGTCTTCACGGGGCTCGGGTACGACTACGGCGGCAACCAGAACTGGATCTCCATCGGCGGGTTCACGGCGCAGCCCTCGGAGTTCCTCAAACTCGCCCTCATCGTCTGGCTCGGTACCGTGCTTGCCGACCGCGCGGATGCCTTCACCGATTGGACGAGCCTCGTCGTGCCAGCGGTGCCCGTCTCCCTCGTGGCGATCGGCATGGTGCTGCTCGGCCAGGACCTCGGTACGGCATCCATCATGATCGCGATCGTGCTGGGTGCACTGTTCTATGCGGGTGCTCCCCTCCGGCGGCTCGCGGCGATGGCCGGGGTCGTCGCTGTCGGCGGCGTGCTCTTCGCGCTCTCCAGCTCGTCGCGGTCCAGCCGCATCGACGTGTGGCTCAACGGCTGCCGCCCGGAGGACTACGAGGGGTCGTGCTGGCAGGTCGTGCACGGCACGTGGGCGCTCGGCTCTGGCGGAGTGTTCGGCGTGGGTCTCGGCAATTCGGCCGCGAAGTGGTCGTGGCTGCCGCATGCGGAGAGCGACTTCATCTTCGCGGTCATCGGCGAGGAGCTCGGCTTGATCGGCGCCTCGGTCGTACTCCTGCTCTTCGTCGTGCTCGCGATCGGCCTCGTGCGTCTCATCCGCTCCCACCGCGACCCGTTCTCCCGCATCGTCACGGGCGGGGTGCTCATCTGGATCGTCGGTCAGGCGTTCGTCAACGTCGCCGTCGTTCTGGGTCTCCTCCCCGTGCTCGGCGTGCCCCTGCCGCTCATCTCGGTGGGCGGTTCCGCGCTCATCGCCTCGCTGCTGGCGATCGGCGTCGTTCTGTCGCTCGCGCGCTCGGCGGAGGCTCGCGAGGCGAGGGCGGCATGA
- the murD gene encoding UDP-N-acetylmuramoyl-L-alanine--D-glutamate ligase, with protein sequence MSARVSALSSWHDDWSGVRVVVLGLGVSGFAAADTLAELGCAVTVLTRDADEERARILPVIGVELVVEADERAARQALLAREPELVIVSPGFAPEHPLVLAARESGAELWGDVELAWRVRDKVRAAEWITITGTNGKTTTTQLAATMLLAAGTRVAPCGNIGTPVLDAVRDPAGFDVLVVELSSFQLHALPTTGPGALQPLASACLNLADDHLDWHGGSAAYAAAKAKVYANTRVACVYNLADPATRRMVEEADVVEGCRAIGFGADTPGPSDVGVVDDVLVDRAFLQERATTALELATLADLRDAGLATPHGLGNALAAAALARAAGAPPAAVRDGLRAFRVDAHRTERVAESDEVLWIDDSKATNAHAASASLSAYRSVVWIVGGLLKGVDLAPLVLQHRERLRAVILIGLDRDALREAFARHAPALPLFEVEEHDTERVMPAAVRLAASVAQAGDTVLLAPAAASMDQFDDYADRGRRFAMAVAALGS encoded by the coding sequence GTGAGCGCCAGGGTCTCCGCGCTCAGCAGCTGGCACGACGACTGGAGCGGAGTGCGCGTCGTCGTGCTCGGTCTCGGGGTGTCCGGCTTCGCCGCCGCCGACACGCTCGCCGAACTCGGCTGCGCGGTGACCGTCCTCACCCGCGACGCTGACGAGGAGCGAGCGCGCATTCTGCCCGTCATCGGGGTCGAGCTCGTCGTCGAGGCCGATGAGCGCGCCGCACGTCAGGCGCTGCTCGCTCGAGAGCCCGAGCTCGTGATCGTCTCGCCCGGCTTCGCCCCCGAGCATCCCCTCGTCCTCGCCGCCCGGGAGAGCGGAGCGGAGCTGTGGGGCGATGTCGAGCTCGCCTGGCGCGTGCGCGACAAGGTGCGCGCAGCCGAGTGGATCACCATCACCGGCACCAACGGCAAGACCACCACTACGCAGCTCGCCGCGACGATGCTTCTCGCCGCCGGCACGCGCGTCGCACCGTGCGGCAACATCGGCACTCCCGTTCTGGACGCCGTGCGCGACCCTGCGGGTTTCGACGTCCTCGTCGTCGAACTGTCGAGCTTCCAGCTGCACGCGTTGCCGACGACCGGCCCCGGCGCCCTGCAGCCGCTCGCGAGCGCGTGCCTCAATCTCGCCGACGACCACCTGGACTGGCACGGCGGCTCTGCCGCCTATGCCGCTGCGAAGGCCAAGGTCTATGCGAATACGCGCGTCGCGTGCGTCTACAACCTCGCCGACCCCGCCACGCGGAGGATGGTGGAGGAGGCCGACGTCGTCGAAGGGTGCCGGGCGATCGGCTTCGGTGCCGACACGCCGGGGCCGAGCGACGTGGGGGTCGTCGACGACGTGCTCGTGGATCGGGCGTTCCTCCAGGAGCGGGCGACGACCGCGCTCGAGCTCGCGACGCTCGCCGACCTGCGTGACGCTGGCCTCGCGACGCCGCACGGTCTCGGGAACGCCCTCGCGGCCGCGGCACTGGCGCGCGCAGCGGGTGCGCCCCCCGCCGCCGTGCGCGACGGTCTGCGCGCCTTCCGCGTCGACGCGCACCGCACCGAGCGTGTGGCCGAGTCCGACGAGGTGCTGTGGATCGACGACTCGAAGGCGACGAACGCCCACGCGGCCTCCGCATCGCTCAGCGCCTATCGCTCCGTGGTCTGGATCGTGGGCGGGCTGCTCAAGGGCGTGGACCTCGCCCCACTCGTGCTGCAGCACCGCGAACGACTGCGGGCGGTCATCCTCATCGGACTCGATCGGGATGCGCTGCGCGAGGCGTTTGCGCGACACGCGCCCGCACTGCCGCTGTTCGAGGTCGAGGAGCACGACACTGAGCGGGTGATGCCGGCAGCGGTCAGGCTCGCGGCGTCGGTGGCTCAGGCCGGCGACACCGTGCTCCTCGCGCCCGCCGCGGCGTCCATGGACCAGTTCGACGACTACGCCGATCGCGGCCGGCGCTTCGCCATGGCTGTGGCGGCCCTCGGCTCCTGA
- the mraY gene encoding phospho-N-acetylmuramoyl-pentapeptide-transferase, translated as MIALLLAGAFSLAFTLFMTPLFIRLFNKLEWGQFIRDDGPQSHHTKRGTPTMGGIVVILGAVLGYFVGHLLSGERVTLSAILVLLLMVGLGLVGFLDDFTKTRKQRSLGLGGWAKIAGQVVVASIFAVLALSFPNADGQTPASTMISAVRDIEWLDFAVFGSIAAVILFAIWVNLIVVSTSNAVNVADGLDGLATGASILSIAAYIFIAFWQFNQSCFNGPDPSVAARCYEVRDSLDLAIVAASIAASLIGFLWWNTSPAHIFMGDTGSLALGGAIAALAILTRTELLLILIGGLFLIVTGSVIVQRVYFKLTGGKRIFLMSPLHHHFELKGWAEVTVVVRFWLIGGLFVAVGVGLFYLEWVSQ; from the coding sequence ATGATCGCCCTGCTCCTCGCTGGAGCGTTCTCGCTCGCGTTCACGCTCTTCATGACGCCGCTGTTCATCCGCTTGTTCAACAAGCTGGAGTGGGGCCAGTTCATCCGCGACGACGGCCCGCAGTCCCATCACACGAAGCGCGGCACCCCGACCATGGGCGGCATCGTCGTGATCCTCGGCGCGGTGCTGGGCTACTTCGTGGGGCACCTGCTCAGTGGCGAGAGAGTGACGCTCAGCGCGATTCTCGTCCTGCTCCTCATGGTCGGGCTCGGGCTCGTCGGCTTCCTCGACGACTTCACCAAGACGCGCAAGCAGCGCAGTCTCGGTCTCGGGGGATGGGCGAAGATCGCCGGGCAGGTCGTCGTCGCGAGCATCTTCGCGGTACTCGCCCTCTCCTTCCCCAATGCCGACGGTCAGACACCCGCGTCGACGATGATCTCGGCGGTGCGCGACATCGAGTGGCTCGACTTCGCCGTCTTCGGGTCCATCGCTGCGGTGATCCTGTTCGCGATCTGGGTCAACCTCATCGTCGTGAGCACATCCAACGCGGTCAACGTCGCGGACGGCCTCGACGGGCTCGCGACCGGAGCCTCGATCCTCTCGATCGCGGCGTACATCTTCATCGCCTTCTGGCAGTTCAACCAGTCGTGCTTCAACGGCCCCGACCCCTCCGTCGCCGCACGCTGCTACGAGGTGCGCGACTCGCTCGACCTCGCGATCGTGGCCGCCTCCATCGCCGCGAGTCTCATCGGGTTCCTGTGGTGGAACACCTCGCCAGCCCACATCTTCATGGGCGACACGGGCTCGCTCGCCCTCGGCGGGGCCATCGCGGCCCTCGCGATCCTCACGCGCACCGAGCTGCTGCTCATCCTCATCGGCGGCCTCTTCCTCATCGTCACCGGCTCCGTCATCGTGCAGCGCGTCTACTTCAAGCTCACGGGCGGCAAACGCATCTTCCTCATGAGCCCCCTCCACCATCACTTCGAGCTGAAGGGCTGGGCCGAGGTGACCGTCGTCGTGCGCTTCTGGCTCATCGGCGGGCTGTTCGTCGCCGTCGGAGTGGGGCTCTTCTACCTCGAGTGGGTCAGTCAGTAG
- a CDS encoding glutamate ligase domain-containing protein produces MDTVIIVDDVLHRREGAVIHVRSAHERAELAIDAIGDAAVEAALARLRGELEAGEPWSTALARAARQSEVPGRCERRITSSGALLLDDTGASTPLDVRRSLSVLAELTRDSGRSIAVMGELESTEREWFDDHDALGRIIVRLDISQLIVVGHGARHVHNAAGLEGSWNGESMLVDSADEAYDVLRTRVRQEDVMLVTGASRTPLASLVDRVTGGTA; encoded by the coding sequence GTGGACACGGTCATCATCGTCGACGACGTGCTGCACCGTCGCGAGGGCGCGGTCATCCACGTGAGGAGCGCGCACGAGCGAGCAGAGCTCGCGATCGACGCCATCGGGGACGCCGCCGTCGAGGCGGCTCTCGCGCGCCTTCGCGGCGAGCTGGAGGCGGGGGAGCCATGGTCGACAGCGCTTGCTCGTGCCGCGCGGCAGAGCGAGGTGCCCGGCCGGTGCGAGCGACGCATCACGTCGAGCGGCGCCCTGCTCCTCGACGACACGGGCGCGTCGACCCCGCTCGACGTGCGTCGCTCCCTCTCCGTCCTCGCCGAGCTCACCCGAGACTCCGGGCGCTCGATCGCCGTCATGGGAGAGCTGGAGTCGACTGAGCGAGAGTGGTTCGACGACCATGACGCGCTCGGCCGCATCATCGTGCGCCTCGACATCAGTCAGCTCATCGTCGTCGGCCACGGCGCCCGTCACGTGCACAATGCGGCGGGGCTGGAAGGTTCGTGGAACGGAGAGTCGATGCTCGTCGACTCCGCCGACGAGGCATACGATGTGCTGCGTACTCGGGTCAGACAAGAGGATGTGATGCTCGTGACGGGAGCCTCCCGAACTCCGCTCGCATCCCTCGTGGACCGTGTCACGGGCGGCACCGCATGA
- a CDS encoding Mur ligase family protein, translating into MSGRTPPVLRPEHPPVRELAELAAHFGLESRGDLSGVTLTGITLSTTDLLPGDVYVGVRGAHAHGASYAADARAAGAVALVTDVPGGEIAADSGLPILIVDNPRGVLGALASWVYRTSEFEGQLFGVTGTNGKTSSVYLLEAVLRQLDVVTGLSSTAERHIAGLTVVSRLTTPEATEFHALLARMREAGVGAVAVEVSAQALSRHRVDGVLFDVVGFTNLSHDHLDDYADMEEYFAAKLPLFTAERGRRGVVSLDSDYGTRVVEAAGIPVTTITSRSGIDADWHVDVTEENAAYTGFRLRHADGRALETRIPLIGGHMAANAGLVLVMLVEAGYGFDDIARALADRGIDAYLPGRTERVSGDRGPSVYVDFGHSADAFENTLAAVRRFTTGRTIMVFGADGDRDATKRHEMARVAAEGCDVLVITDHHPRFEDPVSIRRTLLEGARAASNRPEIYEVSPPEQAIRHAVGLAKEGDSILWAGPGHQDYREIRGVRTEYSARDEARAALREAGW; encoded by the coding sequence TTGTCCGGTCGTACGCCACCCGTTCTGCGGCCGGAGCACCCTCCCGTGCGCGAGCTGGCCGAGCTCGCCGCGCACTTCGGCCTCGAGAGCCGGGGGGATCTCTCGGGGGTCACACTCACGGGAATCACGCTGAGCACGACCGATCTGCTCCCCGGCGACGTCTACGTCGGTGTGCGCGGCGCTCACGCCCACGGGGCGTCCTACGCGGCGGATGCGCGCGCCGCTGGCGCCGTCGCGCTCGTGACGGACGTGCCGGGAGGAGAGATCGCGGCTGATTCCGGGCTCCCGATCCTCATCGTCGACAACCCCCGAGGCGTCCTCGGCGCTCTCGCCTCGTGGGTGTACCGCACCTCCGAGTTCGAGGGTCAGCTGTTCGGTGTGACCGGCACGAACGGCAAGACCTCGTCGGTCTATCTGCTCGAGGCCGTTCTGCGGCAGCTCGACGTCGTCACGGGCCTGAGCTCGACCGCCGAGCGGCACATCGCCGGCCTCACCGTCGTCAGTCGACTGACGACGCCCGAGGCGACCGAGTTCCACGCACTCCTCGCGCGCATGCGGGAGGCGGGGGTGGGCGCGGTGGCCGTCGAGGTCAGCGCGCAGGCTCTCAGCCGCCACCGAGTGGACGGCGTGCTCTTCGACGTCGTGGGCTTCACCAACCTCAGCCACGATCACCTCGATGACTATGCGGACATGGAGGAGTACTTCGCCGCGAAACTCCCGCTCTTCACGGCGGAGCGGGGTCGTCGCGGGGTCGTCTCTCTCGACTCCGACTACGGCACCCGCGTGGTCGAGGCCGCCGGCATCCCCGTCACGACGATCACCTCCCGTTCCGGCATCGATGCCGACTGGCACGTCGATGTGACCGAGGAGAATGCCGCGTACACCGGCTTCCGCCTCCGCCACGCTGACGGCCGTGCGCTCGAGACGCGCATCCCCCTCATCGGCGGTCACATGGCCGCCAACGCCGGCCTCGTTCTCGTGATGCTCGTCGAAGCCGGTTACGGGTTCGACGACATCGCCCGCGCCCTCGCAGACCGGGGGATAGACGCCTACCTGCCGGGGCGCACCGAGCGCGTCTCCGGTGATCGCGGCCCGAGCGTGTACGTCGACTTCGGGCACAGCGCCGACGCCTTCGAGAACACCCTCGCCGCGGTGCGTCGGTTCACCACGGGGCGCACGATCATGGTGTTCGGCGCGGACGGCGACCGCGACGCGACGAAGCGCCACGAGATGGCGCGTGTGGCAGCCGAGGGGTGCGACGTTCTCGTCATCACCGACCACCACCCCCGGTTCGAGGACCCGGTGTCGATCCGCCGCACGCTCCTCGAGGGTGCGAGAGCAGCGAGCAACCGCCCCGAGATCTACGAGGTCAGCCCGCCCGAGCAGGCCATTCGTCACGCTGTGGGCCTCGCGAAGGAGGGCGACTCCATCCTGTGGGCCGGTCCGGGGCACCAGGACTACCGGGAGATTCGCGGGGTCCGAACCGAGTACTCGGCACGCGACGAGGCGCGAGCCGCGCTGCGCGAGGCGGGCTGGTAG